The Spirochaetae bacterium HGW-Spirochaetae-1 genome has a segment encoding these proteins:
- the aroB gene encoding 3-dehydroquinate synthase translates to MARRIESITAKTASWEYDILIGERFIARQENFKGILDSDKTAFVVSKKVYGLHREYIDSFVSMAKSGHLFLMDDGEENKNYRYAEEFLRGFIEKGLTRKSAVCAVGGGVVGDFAGFLASLYMRGIPIVHVPTTLLAMVDSSIGGKVAVNLQLGKNIVGAFHQPKQVLTDIYFLTTLPENEFRNGLAEIFKHGLIGEKRTLEMLQSGSWGEIKNPAFISELIYRSALFKTGVVEKDEKESGLRAILNYGHTVGHAIESFMEYRGISHGEAVALGMLAESEISRRAGWLSEADMNMIREILDKYGLIQHQINPEMESIMRHMAYDKKNIGGKINFVLLKRPGQPVIDQQVDENLLREVLGSVFAGS, encoded by the coding sequence ATGGCTCGACGAATAGAAAGCATAACCGCCAAAACGGCATCATGGGAATATGACATTCTCATCGGTGAGAGGTTCATCGCACGACAGGAAAATTTTAAAGGGATACTTGATTCCGATAAAACGGCCTTTGTCGTCAGCAAAAAGGTATACGGGCTTCACCGGGAATATATCGATTCTTTTGTTTCAATGGCGAAGTCAGGCCACCTTTTTCTCATGGATGACGGCGAGGAAAATAAAAATTATCGTTACGCGGAAGAATTTTTGCGCGGATTTATCGAAAAAGGTCTTACCAGGAAGTCGGCCGTGTGCGCTGTCGGCGGCGGCGTAGTCGGTGATTTCGCCGGTTTTCTGGCATCGCTGTATATGAGGGGAATCCCGATCGTGCACGTGCCCACGACGCTTCTTGCCATGGTGGATTCAAGTATCGGCGGAAAGGTGGCGGTTAATCTCCAGCTGGGGAAAAATATTGTGGGCGCCTTTCACCAGCCGAAACAGGTATTGACTGATATTTATTTTCTCACCACCCTTCCTGAAAATGAGTTCAGGAACGGGCTCGCTGAAATATTCAAACATGGCCTTATTGGTGAGAAAAGAACGCTGGAGATGCTTCAATCGGGATCATGGGGAGAAATAAAGAATCCGGCTTTTATATCCGAACTTATCTACAGGTCCGCTCTTTTTAAAACGGGTGTCGTGGAAAAAGACGAAAAGGAATCGGGACTCAGAGCTATTCTCAACTACGGTCACACCGTGGGCCATGCCATCGAGTCCTTTATGGAATACAGGGGAATATCCCATGGTGAGGCTGTGGCCCTGGGGATGCTGGCCGAGAGTGAAATCTCTCGTCGGGCTGGCTGGCTTTCAGAGGCCGATATGAACATGATACGGGAGATCCTGGATAAATACGGCCTGATACAACACCAGATTAACCCCGAAATGGAAAGCATTATGCGGCATATGGCCTATGACAAGAAGAACATTGGCGGGAAAATAAATTTTGTATTGTTGAAAAGGCCGGGTCAGCCGGTGATAGACCAGCAGGTTGATGAAAACCTGCTGCGGGAAGTGCTGGGAAGCGTTTTTGCAGGAAGTTAA
- the rnc gene encoding ribonuclease III yields the protein MTAEELKDKSIPEKKENKKIQTEKDNKKSRYRQLDKLQGVLKIKFRDRIFLNRALVHRSYINESESEVRDNERLEYLGDSVLGLIVNEYLFKHFEDYHEGDLAKIKSVVVSEDILAQVAQELNLGSYILMGRGEEMSGGRNRASILANTLEAIIGAFYLDSGLKESRKFVLLLLKQHIDRIDNLTYQRDPKTTLQEYVQKKYKERPIYEVVEERGPDHQKEFFVRLVVNGKEVTRGSGSSKRKAEMHAASIALKKIDKGDAVF from the coding sequence ATGACAGCTGAAGAATTAAAAGACAAAAGTATTCCTGAAAAAAAAGAGAATAAAAAAATTCAGACGGAAAAAGATAATAAGAAAAGCAGATACCGACAGCTTGATAAACTGCAGGGTGTCTTAAAAATTAAATTCAGGGATAGAATTTTTTTAAACAGGGCATTGGTTCATCGTTCCTATATCAACGAATCGGAATCCGAGGTGCGTGATAATGAAAGGCTGGAGTACCTGGGTGATTCGGTTCTTGGCCTTATTGTGAATGAATACCTGTTCAAACATTTCGAGGATTACCATGAGGGTGATCTGGCTAAAATTAAATCAGTTGTTGTTTCCGAGGATATTCTGGCTCAGGTGGCTCAGGAACTGAACCTGGGAAGCTATATCCTCATGGGCCGCGGCGAGGAGATGAGCGGAGGAAGGAACCGGGCATCGATACTCGCCAACACGCTTGAAGCCATCATCGGGGCCTTCTACCTTGACTCGGGCCTGAAGGAAAGCCGAAAATTCGTTCTTCTCCTGCTGAAGCAGCACATTGACCGCATTGACAATCTCACTTATCAGCGTGATCCCAAGACAACCTTGCAGGAATATGTCCAGAAAAAGTACAAGGAAAGGCCAATATATGAAGTGGTGGAGGAGCGCGGTCCCGACCATCAGAAGGAGTTTTTTGTCAGACTTGTCGTCAACGGCAAAGAGGTCACCCGGGGAAGCGGAAGCAGTAAAAGGAAGGCGGAAATGCATGCCGCCAGCATAGCGCTCAAGAAAATCGATAAAGGGGATGCGGTATTTTGA
- a CDS encoding ribulose phosphate epimerase yields MLEEREELQNNDADNKYVIHIDNFDGPLDILWDLIKKAKIDITEISISDITIQYIEYLKMMEKMNVRIASEFIWMASELLFYKSRALLPSENIEDEYFTPPLPPELINKLLEYKKFQQSSRFFRESFEFQADVYTRHNEPEDLEAGTEEYLDVSLFDLLRAFANVLESQSTVEQEEIIFDEILVSDRIEYITELLKENDFIVFIEIFQNRPSRPEVVATFLAILEMAKTKIIKIVQHRVFGEIRLVRNFSSKQIDAGEGD; encoded by the coding sequence ATGCTAGAAGAAAGAGAAGAACTCCAGAATAATGACGCGGATAACAAATATGTCATCCATATCGATAATTTTGACGGTCCGCTGGATATCTTGTGGGATTTGATAAAAAAAGCCAAAATTGATATTACTGAAATTTCTATTTCCGATATAACGATACAATACATTGAATACCTCAAAATGATGGAAAAAATGAATGTCCGTATTGCCTCGGAATTTATCTGGATGGCTTCGGAACTGCTTTTTTATAAAAGCAGGGCCCTTCTACCTTCGGAAAACATCGAGGATGAATATTTTACACCGCCCCTACCGCCTGAACTTATCAATAAACTGCTGGAATATAAAAAATTTCAGCAATCTTCCCGGTTTTTCAGGGAGAGTTTTGAATTTCAGGCCGATGTATACACGCGGCATAATGAACCCGAAGATCTCGAGGCCGGAACGGAAGAATATCTGGACGTGTCCCTTTTCGATCTTTTAAGGGCCTTTGCCAATGTTCTGGAATCCCAGAGCACGGTGGAACAGGAAGAAATTATATTTGACGAAATCCTCGTCAGTGACAGGATTGAATATATAACTGAATTGCTGAAAGAGAACGATTTCATCGTTTTCATTGAAATTTTTCAGAATCGGCCCAGTAGGCCCGAAGTAGTGGCTACATTCCTGGCTATTCTGGAAATGGCTAAAACGAAGATCATCAAAATAGTACAACACAGGGTTTTTGGTGAAATTCGCCTGGTCCGCAATTTTTCTTCAAAGCAAATTGATGCCGGTGAAGGCGACTGA
- a CDS encoding NUDIX hydrolase, whose protein sequence is MLNFDEKDVRVRVAGIVINDKRVLLISHKKDGNEYWLLPGGGVSFLETLEEALKREFNEELNIDVAVQKIALVCDSIDPDEKRHIINICFHCSYEGGDYRLGDDNRLSGYGYFNAQELEQLKIYPPINDELVNIIRNKPQTIYLGKLWLDE, encoded by the coding sequence ATTTTGAATTTCGATGAAAAGGATGTCAGGGTCCGTGTTGCGGGTATCGTCATCAACGATAAACGGGTTCTTCTTATATCCCACAAGAAGGACGGCAATGAGTACTGGCTGCTTCCCGGCGGCGGGGTCTCTTTTCTGGAGACACTGGAAGAGGCCTTGAAGAGAGAGTTCAATGAGGAGCTCAATATCGATGTTGCCGTACAGAAAATTGCGCTGGTTTGTGACTCCATTGATCCCGATGAGAAGCGGCACATCATAAATATATGCTTTCACTGTTCCTATGAAGGAGGCGATTACCGCCTTGGCGATGATAACCGACTCAGCGGCTATGGATATTTCAATGCCCAGGAGCTGGAACAGCTTAAAATTTATCCTCCCATTAATGATGAACTGGTCAACATAATAAGAAACAAGCCTCAGACAATATATCTCGGGAAATTATGGCTCGACGAATAG
- a CDS encoding cell division protein ZapA: METNKVKVNIFGQTYTIKGDAPPEYILQLSDYVNGKMEEVSANIANASMTQVAILVALNIADEYFQVKKLKSGFDSAVEEKAQNLISMLDEGLIGDIFSRKDAIMQEQER, encoded by the coding sequence ATGGAAACAAATAAAGTAAAGGTAAATATATTCGGACAAACCTACACCATCAAGGGTGATGCGCCTCCCGAATATATTCTCCAGCTTTCCGATTATGTAAACGGGAAAATGGAGGAAGTGAGCGCCAATATTGCCAATGCCAGTATGACGCAGGTGGCCATACTGGTGGCTCTCAATATCGCCGATGAGTATTTCCAGGTTAAAAAACTGAAAAGCGGGTTCGATAGCGCCGTGGAAGAAAAGGCGCAAAATCTTATATCGATGCTCGATGAAGGGCTGATCGGCGATATATTCTCCAGAAAAGACGCCATCATGCAGGAGCAGGAAAGATAA
- a CDS encoding acyl carrier protein has translation MDIFNKVKNIIIKQLNIEEENVTKDASFIEDLGADSIDSVELIMAFEVEFNIEIPEEDAERLQTVDDVVKYIQDRI, from the coding sequence ATGGATATTTTTAACAAAGTAAAAAACATCATAATAAAGCAGTTGAATATCGAGGAAGAGAACGTTACGAAAGACGCTTCTTTTATTGAAGATCTGGGAGCAGATTCAATTGATTCCGTGGAGCTCATAATGGCTTTTGAGGTGGAATTCAATATTGAGATTCCTGAGGAAGATGCTGAACGTCTGCAGACAGTCGACGATGTGGTTAAGTATATTCAGGATCGAATTTAA
- a CDS encoding prephenate dehydratase, producing the protein MNDKLQKIDDRLMKALAEWSAQYAEDLKSDDSVAEGTLFSEKGRMIDFFKQGYNGPLPMEAIDKVLTELFFGIVNSIRPIRVAYLGPEGTFSSIACTTIFGTSVNTLSQKTIPDVFREVESGDAAFGVVPIENSTEGAVTYTLDELIETDLSIIAEQYVRISYSVLSQSEDISSIKKIYSHPQPLGQCKGWIRTNVPGAEIISVDSTTTAAEEARKDKTAAAIAAHVAAEIYGLNVLATRVEDIRQNYTRFFVIGRMANRTTGNDKTSIVCAVKDKPAALVKLLQPFADAGINMTKIESRPDKKKMWEYNFFIDFIGHRDEVKIQQALEHMREETVFLKILGSYPVGK; encoded by the coding sequence GTGAATGACAAATTACAGAAAATCGATGACAGATTGATGAAGGCTCTGGCCGAATGGTCTGCGCAGTACGCGGAAGACCTGAAGTCGGACGATTCGGTCGCTGAAGGCACCCTTTTTTCCGAGAAGGGGCGGATGATTGATTTTTTCAAACAAGGCTATAACGGCCCCCTTCCCATGGAAGCCATTGATAAGGTTCTCACGGAGCTTTTTTTCGGTATCGTCAATAGCATTCGGCCCATCAGGGTTGCATATCTCGGGCCTGAAGGAACCTTTTCCAGCATTGCCTGTACAACGATATTCGGAACCTCGGTCAATACTCTTTCGCAGAAAACAATTCCCGACGTATTCCGTGAGGTCGAATCGGGAGACGCGGCCTTCGGCGTGGTACCCATTGAAAACAGCACGGAGGGAGCTGTAACCTATACACTCGATGAGCTCATAGAAACGGATCTTTCCATCATCGCCGAACAGTATGTTCGTATCTCATACAGTGTGCTTTCCCAGAGTGAGGATATTTCATCAATAAAAAAAATATATTCCCATCCCCAGCCTCTGGGGCAATGTAAAGGATGGATACGGACCAATGTTCCCGGTGCGGAGATTATATCGGTGGATTCCACCACTACGGCGGCAGAGGAGGCCCGGAAGGATAAAACCGCAGCTGCCATTGCCGCTCACGTTGCGGCCGAGATATATGGCCTCAATGTACTGGCTACAAGGGTCGAGGATATACGGCAGAATTACACAAGGTTTTTTGTAATCGGACGTATGGCTAACCGGACAACGGGCAATGATAAGACCTCCATCGTGTGCGCTGTCAAGGATAAGCCGGCCGCCCTGGTGAAGCTGCTCCAGCCTTTTGCCGATGCAGGCATTAATATGACAAAAATTGAATCACGCCCCGACAAGAAAAAGATGTGGGAATACAATTTCTTTATCGACTTTATCGGACACAGGGACGAGGTCAAAATCCAGCAGGCTCTTGAACACATGCGCGAGGAGACGGTCTTCCTGAAAATTCTCGGTTCCTATCCCGTGGGGAAATAA
- the scpB gene encoding SMC-Scp complex subunit ScpB → MSADDDVDDESSKDSEAEDISGDTSEEDGSDDSSGEEVDDVERDELELKGLFESVLFLTNEPLSSSFFVKNFSVDPTQAKIVMDSLVDEYEERDGGILLVEIANGFQFVTNARYAEQLRHALGMKRRETLSKGMLETLAIVSYKQPIVLAEIDDLRGVSSRMMVANLMKRNLIKPVGRMNLPGRPLAYGTTDEFLRFFGLNRLSDLPKLSEIKEFSLDSEE, encoded by the coding sequence ATGTCCGCAGATGACGATGTCGATGATGAATCATCAAAGGACTCTGAAGCCGAAGATATTTCCGGCGATACGTCTGAGGAAGATGGGTCAGATGATTCATCGGGAGAAGAAGTAGACGATGTCGAGCGGGATGAACTGGAGCTCAAGGGCCTTTTTGAATCGGTTCTCTTTCTGACCAATGAGCCGCTCTCTTCGTCTTTTTTTGTCAAAAATTTTTCCGTGGATCCCACCCAGGCAAAAATTGTAATGGATTCCCTGGTGGATGAGTACGAGGAACGGGATGGCGGTATTCTTCTCGTGGAGATTGCAAATGGATTCCAGTTTGTTACCAATGCCCGCTATGCCGAACAGCTGCGACACGCACTTGGGATGAAGAGGCGGGAGACACTTAGCAAGGGCATGCTGGAGACCCTGGCAATTGTTTCATATAAACAACCCATAGTGCTGGCCGAGATTGATGATCTGCGCGGAGTCTCTTCGCGGATGATGGTGGCAAACCTCATGAAGAGGAATCTTATTAAACCTGTAGGCCGGATGAACCTGCCAGGCCGGCCCCTGGCGTACGGTACAACCGATGAGTTTCTGCGGTTTTTCGGCTTGAACAGATTATCGGACCTGCCAAAACTGTCGGAAATAAAGGAATTTTCCCTGGACAGCGAAGAATGA
- a CDS encoding cytidylate kinase translates to MNTGKRIIAAIDGPAGSGKSSVSKEAALALGMKYIDSGAIYRSVTWFFLQTHESLSEGMDFEKGLHGLIIEQKFNRDGSSCTYVNSADVSELIRNEVIAGNIGIVSDNRAVREFVNGLLRKWSEKDSIIMDGRDIGTIVFPDADVKIYLDASVDIRAERRIKEYREMGKNVDENSIKTQIIQRDEQDRSREFGALKQADDAIYCDTSSMSKKQVIEFIVKTIKGKLEF, encoded by the coding sequence ATGAACACGGGTAAGCGGATTATTGCCGCAATTGACGGCCCTGCGGGTTCGGGCAAGAGCAGCGTTTCAAAGGAAGCGGCGCTGGCCCTGGGAATGAAATATATCGATTCCGGCGCAATCTACCGTTCAGTGACCTGGTTTTTTCTGCAGACACATGAATCATTGAGCGAGGGTATGGATTTTGAGAAAGGCCTTCACGGCCTGATTATTGAACAGAAATTTAACAGAGATGGAAGCTCGTGCACATATGTAAATTCCGCCGATGTATCGGAGCTCATCAGGAACGAAGTTATTGCCGGAAATATCGGTATTGTATCCGACAATAGAGCGGTACGGGAGTTTGTCAATGGCCTACTGAGAAAATGGTCGGAAAAGGATTCCATAATAATGGATGGAAGAGATATAGGTACCATTGTTTTCCCCGATGCCGACGTGAAGATTTATCTTGATGCCTCTGTTGACATCAGGGCAGAACGGCGTATCAAAGAATACAGGGAAATGGGAAAAAATGTTGACGAAAATTCCATCAAAACCCAGATTATACAGCGAGATGAACAGGACAGATCTCGGGAATTCGGCGCACTGAAGCAGGCCGATGATGCCATTTACTGTGATACTTCATCGATGAGCAAAAAGCAGGTTATAGAATTTATTGTAAAAACGATCAAGGGTAAGCTGGAGTTTTAA
- the mviN gene encoding murein biosynthesis integral membrane protein MurJ, whose translation MVYFFINYYFLDLLCGYCHLSTYFVSQTSMNSIIRSTGIVALATLASRILGFLRDMLMASFFGASGTTDAFFVAFKIPNLFRRFVAEGALTISFIPVYTEYLVNKGRDEALELAQKTLTLQIVALIFLIGLGEYFSPEIVRLFAIGFKDPSLLSLATDLNMIMFPYLFFVSLVAFAMGVLNSHKYFFAPSFAPVLLNVGIITGIIFLSRFFDQPLHGVAIGVLLGGLLQVILQIPYMIRAGFKMKISFDLKHPGMRRIFRMLGPALYGMAIYQINSLIITILASFKDKGSISYLYYSDRLTELVLGVFIVSIGNVILPEMSKLTATDDLDKLKKLYIQSMSGALFLAVPATVALMGLGYPVISVIYLHGKFTPFDAEMTQLALFYASLGITAVSILRLTTPTFYSLKDTVTPVIGATMALVSNTVLGYFLMDTGLKHAGLMLALSISTTLQVVFLVIMLRRKIGRLGLKKLFIAAMKFLAASLLMLLVCHFIARLIDWNSARLWLRALVLMAIVTAGGLVYALSCFILKVEEMQYVYRRLKR comes from the coding sequence ATGGTTTACTTCTTTATTAATTATTATTTTCTTGATTTATTGTGTGGATACTGCCATTTGTCAACATATTTTGTCAGCCAAACATCTATGAATTCAATTATCCGATCCACAGGCATTGTAGCCCTTGCCACTCTAGCCAGCCGTATTCTGGGATTTCTCCGTGATATGCTCATGGCGTCATTTTTCGGCGCCAGCGGGACGACCGATGCATTCTTTGTGGCTTTCAAAATTCCCAACCTGTTCCGGCGTTTCGTTGCCGAGGGTGCACTGACCATATCATTTATACCCGTGTATACGGAATACCTGGTCAATAAAGGAAGGGATGAGGCCCTGGAGCTGGCCCAGAAGACCCTTACCCTGCAGATAGTGGCCCTTATCTTCCTCATCGGACTGGGTGAATATTTTTCTCCCGAGATCGTAAGGCTTTTTGCCATAGGCTTCAAGGACCCTTCACTCCTGTCCCTTGCCACGGATCTTAACATGATTATGTTTCCCTATCTTTTTTTCGTCAGCCTCGTTGCCTTTGCCATGGGTGTACTTAATTCACATAAATATTTTTTCGCGCCGTCCTTCGCACCCGTGCTGCTCAATGTGGGAATAATCACGGGAATTATTTTTTTAAGCCGTTTTTTTGATCAGCCCCTGCACGGTGTGGCCATCGGGGTTCTCCTGGGCGGCCTGCTCCAGGTCATATTACAGATACCCTATATGATCAGGGCGGGATTTAAAATGAAAATATCCTTTGATCTCAAGCATCCCGGGATGCGTAGGATATTCCGCATGCTGGGGCCCGCACTTTATGGTATGGCAATCTACCAGATCAACAGCCTCATTATTACGATCCTTGCGTCCTTCAAGGATAAAGGGAGCATATCCTATCTCTATTATTCCGACCGGCTCACGGAACTGGTCCTGGGTGTTTTCATCGTTTCCATAGGGAATGTGATTCTTCCCGAGATGTCAAAGCTGACAGCCACGGACGATCTTGATAAACTGAAAAAGCTTTATATCCAATCCATGAGCGGCGCTCTTTTTCTGGCCGTGCCGGCCACGGTGGCTCTCATGGGCCTGGGATACCCCGTTATTTCGGTCATATATCTGCACGGCAAGTTTACACCCTTTGATGCCGAGATGACGCAGCTGGCCCTTTTCTACGCCTCGCTGGGGATCACGGCCGTTTCAATACTGCGTCTGACGACTCCCACCTTTTATTCATTGAAGGATACGGTTACTCCGGTTATAGGCGCTACCATGGCACTGGTTTCCAATACGGTCCTGGGATATTTTCTCATGGATACGGGACTAAAGCACGCCGGTCTCATGCTGGCCCTTTCCATTTCTACAACTCTCCAGGTGGTTTTTCTTGTAATCATGCTGCGGAGAAAGATAGGGAGGCTGGGTCTTAAAAAACTTTTTATAGCGGCGATGAAATTTCTCGCTGCCTCACTGCTGATGCTTCTCGTCTGCCATTTCATCGCGAGGCTCATCGACTGGAACAGCGCCCGCCTCTGGCTCAGGGCCCTGGTCCTTATGGCGATAGTAACGGCGGGAGGACTTGTGTATGCCCTCTCCTGTTTCATCCTGAAGGTGGAAGAGATGCAGTATGTCTACCGGAGGCTGAAACGCTGA
- a CDS encoding chemotaxis protein CheW translates to MDIRELLKKDKEQKENDQSIEVEEVISGSSIIQLVSFVLDDVEYGVDILAVHEILRIPDITRLPNTPHFIKGVINLRGNVIPVVDVRKRFGYTQGKITDLTRIIVIETNDKQIGLLVDNVHQVVRIPVSHVDPPSELIEGVSDEFITGIGRLKDRLIVILNISNIIFEEEDETALVQSELMR, encoded by the coding sequence ATGGATATAAGAGAACTACTGAAAAAAGATAAGGAACAAAAGGAAAATGACCAGTCCATTGAAGTGGAGGAGGTGATCAGCGGTTCCAGTATTATCCAGCTGGTCAGTTTTGTCCTCGATGATGTGGAATATGGTGTTGATATCCTGGCGGTTCATGAGATATTACGTATTCCCGACATCACGCGTCTTCCCAACACCCCTCATTTTATCAAGGGTGTGATCAACCTGCGGGGGAATGTGATCCCCGTTGTGGATGTAAGAAAGCGTTTCGGTTATACCCAGGGAAAAATAACCGATCTGACGCGTATTATTGTCATTGAAACCAATGACAAACAGATAGGTCTTCTCGTTGACAATGTCCACCAGGTTGTGAGGATCCCCGTGAGTCACGTAGATCCTCCCTCGGAACTTATTGAAGGTGTATCCGATGAATTCATAACCGGTATCGGCCGCCTCAAGGACAGGCTTATAGTCATTCTGAATATCAGCAATATCATTTTTGAAGAAGAAGATGAAACGGCCCTTGTTCAGAGCGAATTGATGCGATAA
- the rpmF gene encoding 50S ribosomal protein L32, producing the protein MAVPKRRKSKSKIRMRRSHDAIGVPSLRPCPKCGAYTMPHRVCPECGYYKGNLVVEKKVKIKD; encoded by the coding sequence GTGGCGGTACCAAAGCGTAGGAAATCGAAGTCTAAAATCCGGATGAGAAGATCTCATGATGCAATAGGTGTTCCCTCATTGAGGCCATGTCCGAAGTGCGGGGCTTATACTATGCCACACCGTGTGTGTCCTGAATGCGGCTATTATAAAGGGAACCTGGTAGTGGAAAAGAAAGTTAAAATAAAAGACTGA
- a CDS encoding chemotaxis response regulator protein-glutamate methylesterase: MSKQIRVLVVDDSALVRKITTDILESDPQIKVIGTANNGKTAIYKNEELDPDVITMDIEMPILDGLSALKAIIETRPKPVIMMSVLTQHGADATFKALDLGAVDFIPKPSSMLSLSVDEIGDLLITKVKSVAGITVAKRAQKKDPEIMKMVGPQLEDVVKNRVFGKESKSQKVVGIGTSTGGPSALLQVFKAFPENFPAPVLVVQHMPEGFTKAFADRLNSSSYLDIKEAEDGDRALPGCGFIAPGHSHLLLEKRRNDLVVRVVKGEKVSGHRPSIDVLFNSLAETVGRETVAVIMTGMGKDGADGIGYIRKSGGYTIAQNEETSVVFGMNRVAVEKGGVKEVVPLSDITKKIVEHI; encoded by the coding sequence ATGTCTAAGCAGATACGAGTCCTGGTTGTGGATGATTCTGCTCTTGTGAGAAAAATAACCACGGACATTCTTGAGAGTGATCCACAGATCAAGGTCATCGGTACCGCCAATAACGGAAAAACCGCCATATATAAGAATGAAGAATTGGATCCTGATGTTATTACCATGGACATCGAGATGCCCATACTGGATGGCCTGTCAGCACTGAAAGCCATCATAGAAACAAGACCAAAGCCGGTCATAATGATGAGCGTGCTGACACAGCATGGAGCAGATGCAACATTCAAGGCCCTTGATCTGGGTGCGGTTGATTTTATTCCTAAACCATCCTCGATGCTTTCCCTGTCCGTTGATGAAATCGGCGATCTTCTCATTACGAAAGTAAAATCCGTTGCCGGTATAACTGTCGCCAAAAGGGCACAGAAGAAGGACCCGGAAATAATGAAGATGGTCGGTCCCCAGTTGGAGGATGTCGTCAAGAACCGTGTTTTCGGCAAGGAGAGTAAAAGCCAGAAGGTTGTGGGAATAGGAACTTCCACGGGAGGCCCCTCGGCCCTTCTCCAGGTTTTTAAGGCCTTTCCTGAAAACTTTCCGGCGCCTGTCCTGGTCGTGCAGCATATGCCCGAGGGCTTTACCAAGGCTTTTGCAGATCGTCTGAACAGCAGTTCCTATCTGGATATAAAAGAGGCCGAAGATGGAGACAGGGCTCTGCCGGGCTGCGGGTTTATAGCGCCGGGACATTCTCACTTGCTCCTGGAAAAAAGACGCAATGACCTGGTTGTACGAGTAGTTAAAGGGGAAAAAGTGTCGGGTCATCGGCCATCAATAGATGTGCTTTTCAATTCGCTGGCTGAAACAGTGGGGAGAGAAACTGTTGCCGTCATCATGACCGGGATGGGGAAGGATGGTGCCGACGGCATAGGCTATATCAGAAAGAGCGGCGGTTATACTATTGCCCAGAATGAAGAAACTTCCGTGGTATTCGGTATGAACAGGGTTGCCGTGGAAAAGGGTGGAGTAAAAGAAGTGGTGCCTCTTTCCGATATTACAAAAAAAATTGTTGAACATATATAA
- a CDS encoding two-component system response regulator: MARVLIVDDAKFMRTLVKDALVPAGHEIVGEAENGNEAVNLYKKLKPDLTTMDITMREKDGIEAAEEILTFDPDARIIMVTALGQENLLTKAIKLGVKDFVVKPFPPERLQKAAEKALS, from the coding sequence ATGGCGAGAGTTTTAATCGTTGATGATGCAAAATTCATGAGAACGCTTGTCAAGGATGCGCTTGTTCCTGCGGGACATGAAATTGTTGGTGAAGCCGAAAACGGAAATGAAGCGGTAAATCTGTATAAAAAGCTGAAACCTGATCTTACAACCATGGATATTACCATGAGGGAGAAAGACGGGATTGAGGCTGCTGAGGAAATACTGACTTTTGATCCTGACGCACGGATAATTATGGTAACGGCTCTCGGACAGGAAAATCTGCTTACCAAGGCAATAAAGCTTGGTGTTAAGGATTTTGTTGTTAAACCATTTCCACCGGAAAGACTCCAGAAAGCCGCAGAGAAAGCCCTTTCATAA